One genomic segment of Homo sapiens chromosome 14, GRCh38.p14 Primary Assembly includes these proteins:
- the NKX2-1 gene encoding homeobox protein Nkx-2.1 isoform 1 (isoform 1 is encoded by transcript variant 1) produces the protein MWSGGSGKARGWEAAAGGRSSPGRLSRRRIMSMSPKHTTPFSVSDILSPLEESYKKVGMEGGGLGAPLAAYRQGQAAPPTAAMQQHAVGHHGAVTAAYHMTAAGVPQLSHSAVGGYCNGNLGNMSELPPYQDTMRNSASGPGWYGANPDPRFPAISRFMGPASGMNMSGMGGLGSLGDVSKNMAPLPSAPRRKRRVLFSQAQVYELERRFKQQKYLSAPEREHLASMIHLTPTQVKIWFQNHRYKMKRQAKDKAAQQQLQQDSGGGGGGGGTGCPQQQQAQQQSPRRVAVPVLVKDGKPCQAGAPAPGAASLQGHAQQQAQHQAQAAQAAAAAISVGSGGAGLGAHPGHQPGSAGQSPDLAHHAASPAALQGQVSSLSHLNSSGSDYGTMSCSTLLYGRTW, from the exons ATGTGGTCCGGAGGCAGTGGGAAGGCGCGGGGCTGGGAGGCCGCGGCGGGAGGGAGGAGCAGCCCCGGCAGGCTCAG ccGCCGCCGAATCATGTCGATGAGTCCAAAGCACACGACTCCGTTCTCAGTGTCTGACATCTTGAGTCCCCTGGAGGAAAGCTACAAGAAAGTGGGCATGGAGGGCGGCGGCCTCGGGGCTCCGCTGGCGGCGTACAGGCAGGGCCAGGCGGCACCGCCAACAGCGGCCATGCAGCAGCACGCCGTGGGGCACCACGGCGCCGTCACCGCCGCCTACCACATGACGGCGGCGGGGGTGCCCCAGCTCTCGCACTCCGCCGTGGGGGGCTACTGCAAcggcaacctgggcaacatgagcgaGCTGCCGCCGTACCAGGACACCATGAGGAACAGCGCCTCTGGCCCCGGATGGTACGGCGCCAACCCAGACCCGCGCTTCCCCGCCA TCTCCCGCTTCATGGGCCCGGCGAGCGGCATGAACATGAGCGGCATGGGCGGCCTGGGCTCGCTGGGGGACGTGAGCAAGAACATGGCCCCGCTGCCAAGCGCGCCGCGCAGGAAGCGCCGGGTGCTCTTCTCGCAGGCGCAGGTGTACGAGCTGGAGCGACGCTTCAAGCAACAGAAGTACCTGTCGGCGCCGGAGCGCGAGCACCTGGCCAGCATGATCCACCTGACGCCCACGCAGGTCAAGATCTGGTTCCAGAACCACCGCTACAAAATGAAGCGCCAGGCCAAGGACAAGGCGGCGCAGCAGCAACTGCAGCAGGacagcggcggcggcgggggcggcgggggcACCGGGTGCCCGCAGCAGCAACAGGCTCAGCAGCAGTCGCCGCGACGCGTGGCGGTGCCGGTCCTGGTGAAAGACGGCAAACCGTGCCAGGCGGGTGCCCCCGCGCCGGGCGCCGCCAGCCTACAAGGCCACGCGCAGCAGCAGGCGCAGCACCAGGCGCAGGCCGCGCAGGCGGCGGCAGCGGCCATCTCCGTGGGCAGCGGTGGCGCCGGCCTTGGCGCACACCCGGGCCACCAGCCAGGCAGCGCAGGCCAGTCTCCGGACCTGGCGCACCACGCCGCCAGCCCCGCGGCGCTGCAGGGCCAGGTATCCAGCCTGTCCCACCTGAACTCCTCGGGCTCGGACTACGGCACCATGTCCTGCTCCACCTTGCTATACGGTCGGACCTGGTGA
- the NKX2-1 gene encoding homeobox protein Nkx-2.1 isoform 2 (isoform 2 is encoded by transcript variant 2), which yields MSMSPKHTTPFSVSDILSPLEESYKKVGMEGGGLGAPLAAYRQGQAAPPTAAMQQHAVGHHGAVTAAYHMTAAGVPQLSHSAVGGYCNGNLGNMSELPPYQDTMRNSASGPGWYGANPDPRFPAISRFMGPASGMNMSGMGGLGSLGDVSKNMAPLPSAPRRKRRVLFSQAQVYELERRFKQQKYLSAPEREHLASMIHLTPTQVKIWFQNHRYKMKRQAKDKAAQQQLQQDSGGGGGGGGTGCPQQQQAQQQSPRRVAVPVLVKDGKPCQAGAPAPGAASLQGHAQQQAQHQAQAAQAAAAAISVGSGGAGLGAHPGHQPGSAGQSPDLAHHAASPAALQGQVSSLSHLNSSGSDYGTMSCSTLLYGRTW from the exons ATGTCGATGAGTCCAAAGCACACGACTCCGTTCTCAGTGTCTGACATCTTGAGTCCCCTGGAGGAAAGCTACAAGAAAGTGGGCATGGAGGGCGGCGGCCTCGGGGCTCCGCTGGCGGCGTACAGGCAGGGCCAGGCGGCACCGCCAACAGCGGCCATGCAGCAGCACGCCGTGGGGCACCACGGCGCCGTCACCGCCGCCTACCACATGACGGCGGCGGGGGTGCCCCAGCTCTCGCACTCCGCCGTGGGGGGCTACTGCAAcggcaacctgggcaacatgagcgaGCTGCCGCCGTACCAGGACACCATGAGGAACAGCGCCTCTGGCCCCGGATGGTACGGCGCCAACCCAGACCCGCGCTTCCCCGCCA TCTCCCGCTTCATGGGCCCGGCGAGCGGCATGAACATGAGCGGCATGGGCGGCCTGGGCTCGCTGGGGGACGTGAGCAAGAACATGGCCCCGCTGCCAAGCGCGCCGCGCAGGAAGCGCCGGGTGCTCTTCTCGCAGGCGCAGGTGTACGAGCTGGAGCGACGCTTCAAGCAACAGAAGTACCTGTCGGCGCCGGAGCGCGAGCACCTGGCCAGCATGATCCACCTGACGCCCACGCAGGTCAAGATCTGGTTCCAGAACCACCGCTACAAAATGAAGCGCCAGGCCAAGGACAAGGCGGCGCAGCAGCAACTGCAGCAGGacagcggcggcggcgggggcggcgggggcACCGGGTGCCCGCAGCAGCAACAGGCTCAGCAGCAGTCGCCGCGACGCGTGGCGGTGCCGGTCCTGGTGAAAGACGGCAAACCGTGCCAGGCGGGTGCCCCCGCGCCGGGCGCCGCCAGCCTACAAGGCCACGCGCAGCAGCAGGCGCAGCACCAGGCGCAGGCCGCGCAGGCGGCGGCAGCGGCCATCTCCGTGGGCAGCGGTGGCGCCGGCCTTGGCGCACACCCGGGCCACCAGCCAGGCAGCGCAGGCCAGTCTCCGGACCTGGCGCACCACGCCGCCAGCCCCGCGGCGCTGCAGGGCCAGGTATCCAGCCTGTCCCACCTGAACTCCTCGGGCTCGGACTACGGCACCATGTCCTGCTCCACCTTGCTATACGGTCGGACCTGGTGA